In one Arachis duranensis cultivar V14167 chromosome 9, aradu.V14167.gnm2.J7QH, whole genome shotgun sequence genomic region, the following are encoded:
- the LOC127741514 gene encoding NAD(P)H-quinone oxidoreductase subunit H, chloroplastic-like, translating into MNLFEVAHFVPEKPMYEQGLILLPHLATLGWGLICWDYLATMFTEAITVNGPEQLGNIQVPQRASYIRVIMLELSRIASHLLWLGPFMADIGAQTPFFYIFRERELIYDLFEAATGMRMMHNFFRIGGVAADLPHGWIDKCLDFCDYFLTGVVEYQKLITRNPIFLERVEGIGIVSGKEVINWGLSGPMLRASGIQWDLRKVENYECYGEFDWAVQWQKEGDSLARYLVRIGEMVESIKIIQQALEGIPGGPYENLEIRYFDREREPEWNDFEYRFISKKPSPTFELPKQELYVRVEAPKGELGIFLIGDQNGFPWRWKGMMEWKKKNKKNK; encoded by the exons ATGAACCTATTTGAAGTGGCTCATTTCGTACCCGAGAAGCCCATGTATGAGCAAGGCTTAATTTTACTTCCCCATCTAGCAACTCTAGGTTGGGGG CTTATTTGTTGGGATTATTTAGCTACGATGTTCACAGAAGCAATAACCGTAAACGGACCAGAACAGTTGGGAAATATTCAAGTACCCCAAAGAGCCAGCTATATTCGAGTAATTATGTTGGAATTGAGTCGTATAGCTTCTCACCTATTATGGCTGGGACCTTTTATGGCGGATATTGGTGCACAAACCCCTTTCTTCTATATTTTTAGAGAAAGAGAATTAATATATGATCTATTCGAAGCTGCGACAGGTATGAGAATGATGCATAATTTTTTCCGTATCGGGGGAGTCGCGGCCGATCTACCTCATGGTTGGATAGATAAATGTTTGGATTTCTGCGATTATTTTTTAACAGGGGTTGTTGAATATCAAAAACTTATTACGCGAAATCCCATTTTTTTAGAACGGGTTGAGGGAATAGGCATTGTTAGTGGAAAGGAAGTAAttaattggggtttatcaggaCCGATGCTTCGGGCTTCCGGAATACAATGGGATCTGCGTAAAGTTGAAAATTATGAGTGTTATGGGGAATTTGATTGGGCCGTTCAATGGCAAAAAGAAGGAGATTCATTAGCTCGTTATTTAGTTCGAATTGGTGAAATGGTGGAATCCATAAAAATTATTCAACAGGCTTTGGAAGGAATTCCCGGCGGACCATATGAGAATTTAGAAATCCGTTACTTTGATAGGGAAAGGGAACCAGAATGGAATGATTTTGAATATCGATTCATTAGTAAAAAACCGTCTCCGACTTTTGAATTGCCGAAACAAGAACTTTATGTAAGAGTTGAAGCCCCCAAAGGAGAATTGGGGATTTTTCTAATAGGAGATCAGAATGGTTTTCCTTGGAGATGGAAAGGAATGATGgaatggaagaaaaaaaataaaaaaaataagtaa